In Sorangium aterium, the genomic stretch TTTCGAGGCCCTTGCCCCGGTCCGCCTCGCCCGTCCTGAACAGGGGCGCTCCGGACCCGTGCACCACCGCGACGCCCGGCGCCACCGGCGAGGTCAGCCCGGCGCGGGGAATGGCCCCCTCGTGCAGCATCATCGGGTTCCCGTCCTCGGCCTGCGCCTCCAGCCCGTTGTCGGGGTACGCCTGCCCGACCGTGAACAGCGGGTTGTCCATCGTGTGCACCACGAAGAGCCCCGGCGACAGCGGCACGGCGGCCGGCTCCCCGCCCTCGGGCATCAGCGTCCCCACCTCCGACATGTTGGTGATCCGGATCGTGAACTCATTGCCCGGCTCCGGCGTCACCGTCACCTGGATGACCTCCTCGACCGCCGGGTAGGTATAGTCATCCTGGACCAGCCGCACTGTGTTGTCCGGGTCCGGAGCGCCCGTGTTCGCGCCGCTCTGCCGGGGCGCCTGGTTCGGCCCCGCGCCCGGCTCCTCGTTGGCCTCGCTGCCCGCGTCCCACAGCAGGACCTGGTCGGTCACGTCCCCGCTCACCGGCTTGCCCGACTCGTCGTAGAGTGCGATCCCGGCGCCATCGGGCGCATAGAACAGATCGTTCGACTGCCCGAACATCGTCGTGAACGAGAGCCTGTCGCCCGGCAGGGCGCCGACGCGGAATTCGAAGCTCTTCTCGGGGAAGAGCGGCCCGGGCATGCTCTCGCCCACGGGCGTGTTGAACACGCCGGCCACCCGGTAATCCCGCCCGGGCGTCACGTTCTCGAGGGTCACGTCGAAGCTCGTGGCCGCGTCCCCGCCGCCGGGCCCGCTCGCGCCTCCCCCGCCCATGCCGCCGGCGCCGGTGGTATCGCCGCCTTCGCCGTCGCCGCAAGCGGCGGCGAGGGTGAGGACGAGGGGCAGAGCCGACAGCGCGCGATTCCGAATCTTCATGACCATCCTCCAGAAGCGATGCTTGAGATGACGCGACCTGGATCGCCTCCGCCGCGGCGAGCCGCGTGGCGGCGATCGGTCCTCCGACACACCCCTGAGGCCGGAGCGGCCGCGGGCGCCCGCATGGCGCCCGCCTCCACCCGCGATGGCTCGGGGCGCGTCGTTCGATGGTGCTACGCGATGGAGGGCAGGTCGGTTTCGCGGCTTTCGCGCGCGCCCGTTCGATCTTGCTATGGAGGAATTTTTCAGCGCTGCCGGCGGCCGCCGGCGCGCTCGCCTCGGATTCCGGAGGTCAGGCGTGGCTGGACAGCCTGCGGCGCGTCCGCCTCGGGGAAGAGCGCGAGATCGAGGCCGGCGCCCACGTACAGGTGAACGCGAAGCGCGTCTTGCTCGCCGCCGACCTCGACGAGAGATCGCCCCTTCGAGTCCGCTCTCGACCGTTCCCGCCCGCGCAGGCAGCGCCCGCTGTAGCCGTGCTGGCAAGCACGCGCTGGCAACCGGGGACGGTTGTGGCCGGGAGGCCGACCATGGTTCTGGCAACCGGAACCGGTTATGGGCAGGCAGCCGAAAGCGAGCATGATGATCCCTGCCGGAACGTCCGGTGTGTTCCGGGCGTTCACATCCTATCCAGCGCGGGGGTAGGGGGGATAGCGGTGCCGAGCCGTCGAGATCTGGCATTTTTGCCGGGATTTCGGAGGAGCGTCACGAGACGACGGATCGCACCTCCTCGGAAACATGGATCCAACCCGGGCCCAGCCGCCGACGCCCGAGCCTGGAGAGCGCGCCGTGCTGAAGCGCCCCCGGCGAAGGCTCACCGCTCCGTCGAAACGGATCGTCCGCCTTGCTGCTCCGCGGTGGGTCACCCGCGGTCGCGCATCGCGTGGTCGAACCGGCTATCGCTCCTGGCATACGGATGTCGTAAGCGACATTCGCGCGCAGGAGTATCGGTGATTCCCGCTTGACGGGGAAGTCTCATCAGGTCTTAGTAGAGCGCTCCTGGAGCTTTTGTGCGGTGGGGCGATTATCCGTTCGCTCTGCCGTTGGCCTCTCGGAGCGGGGGGACACACATGAAAGCGAGCGCTTTGGTGGGCGGATGCGCCCTTGCGGCATCGGCCTTGTTCGCGGAATACGCCGGCGCGACGGGGAGCGAGCTCTGTTTCGTGCGGCGGAACCTCGTCGCGAACCGGCCTGGTTTCGACGCGCAGTTCGTCGATCCCAACCTCAAGAACTCTTGGGGGATCCGGGCGTCGGCGGGGGATGTGCTCTGGGTGGCAGACAACGGGACGGGCAAGGTCACGGCTTACCAGAGCAACGGGCAGCCCCTCCTGTTCGGCAGCGAGCAGGTCATCATCGATATCCCGGCCGGGGTCGCGAGCCCTGGTTCGGCGCCGACGGGCCTCGTCCTGAACAAGACATCGAGCTTCCCGGTACCCGGCAACTTCGACTTGCCGGCGCTCTTTCTCACGGCGAGCGAGGACGGGGCCAGCGCCGCGTGGAACCCGTTCGTCGATCCGGACGAGGCCCGGATCGTGATCGACAACTCCAACAAATCGGCCGTCTACAAGGGCATCACCATCGGGCACAGCGCCCAGACAGGGCGCGACTTCCTCTATCTGGCGAACTTCGTCAGCGGGAAGGTCGAGCGGTACAGCGGGCGGTACAAATTTCTCGATACGTTCACCGACGATTGCATCGCCTCGCTGACGGAGCCTTGCACGCCCGGCGTGCCGGCAACGGAGAACAGCCGGTTCGCGCCGTTCAACGTCGAGGTCATCAAAGGTCATGTGTTCGTGGCCTTCGCGCTGCGGGAGGAAGGAGGCATCGACAACGAGCCCGACAACGGCTTCATCGACGAGTTCTCGCTGACCGGAAGGTTCATCCGGCGCTTCGCCTCGGAGGGGCCGCTCAACGCTCCATGGGCGATGGTGAGGGCGCCGCGCAGGCTGGGCCGTTTCAGCGAGAGCCTCCTCGTCGGGAACTTCGGCGACGGCCACATCAGCGCCTTTGACCTCGACTCGGGCGAGCTCATCGATCAGCTCCGGTTCTGCGACGACGGCAGCGGCGAGCCTGTCGTCATCGACGGTCTCTGGGGGCTCACCTTCCTGCCCGTCCCCGGCCGCACACCCAAGCTCTTCTTCGCCTCGGGGCCGAACGAGGAGGAAGACGGCGTCGTTGGCAGTCTCCGGCCGGTATTCTGAGCGCCGGGGCCGAGGCGACAGCGACGATCGGACAGCTCGGTTGCCAGAGGTCACGCGGGTGAGCTCATGCCTGGCAGCAGAAGGTCGACGGCTCGGCCGGCAGCAGCTCGCGTGGTGCCGCGGGACACGGCGGCGCCGGCTGCGTCCGGCGCTGCACCGCTCGGCGCGGCGGCGTCCGGCGCGGCGCCGAGCGGCACGCCCACCGCTTGACGCCCGAGCCCCACGGTCGTGCCCGGCGGCGCCCGCTGTGCACGGCGTGGCCATCGCCCTCCTGGGCCACGGCCTGAACCCGCGGCGGGGCGCGTGGCACCCTCCGTGCTCTCGCCGCCGCCGAGGCGCCGGCGCTCGTCGCCGCGCCGGTCAGGAGCTCGCATGCCGCTGCGGATCGAGGACTATGCGTTGCTAGGGGACACACAGACAGCGGCGCTGGTCGGGCGCGATGGATCCATCGACTGGCTGTGCCTGCCGCGCTTCGATTCGGCCGCCTGCTTCGCCGCCCTGCTCGGCACGCCGGAGCACGGCCGCTTCCGGATCGGGCCGAAGGACCCGGCGCCCCGCGTCGCGCGCCGCTACCGCGAGGGAACGCTCGTGCTCGAGACCGAGTTCACGACGGCCGAGGGCGCGGTGCGGCTCGTGGACTGCATGCCGCTGCGCGGGAGGGCGCCGGACGTCGTGCGCGTCCTCGAGGGCGTGCGCGGCCGGGTCCCGGTCTCCCTGGAGCTCATCGTTCGCTTCGACTACGGCTCGATCGTGCCCTGGGTGCGGTCGAGCGGCGGCGCGCTGCGCGCGGTGGCCGGGCCCGACGCGCTGATCCTGCGCGCGGGGGTGCCGGTCCACGGCGCAGGGCTCACCACGGTCGCCGAGTTCGACGTCCACGAGGGCCAGCGCATCCCCTTCGTGCTCACGTGGCACCCGTCGAACGAGCCGCCGCCCGAGGCGATCGACGCCGAGCGCGCGGTGGAGCACACCGAGGCGTGGTGGCGCGCCTGGTCGAGCCGCTGCGCCCACGCCGGGCCCTGGAAGGAGGCGGTCGTCACGTCGCTCGTCGCGCTCAAGGCGCTCACCCACGCGCCCACGGGCGGGCTCGTCGCGGCGCCGACGACCTCGCTCCCCGAGTGGATCGGCGGCGTGCGCAACTGGGACTACCGCTACTGCTGGCTGCGCGACGCGACCCTGACGCTCTACGCGCTGCTGCTCGGCGGCTACAGCGAGGAGGCCGCGGCCTGGCGCGACTGGCTCCTGCGCGCCATCGCGGGCGACCCCTCGAAGCTCCAGATCCTGTACGGCATCGCGGGCGAGCGGCGGCTCCGCGAGATCGAGCTCCCCTGGCTGCCTGGCTACGAGGGCTCGCGGCCGGTGCGCGCCGGCAACGCCGCGGTCGAGCAGCTCCAGCTCGATGTCTACGGCGAGGTGATGGACACGATGTACCAGGCGCGCCGAGCCGGCCTCGCCCCGGAGCCTGAGGCCTGGCGCCTCCAGCGCAAGCTGATGGACTTCCTCGAATCGAACTGGCGCCGGCCCGACGAGGGCATCTGGGAGGTGCGGGGCGGGCCGCGCCCCTTCACCTACTCGCGGGTGATGGCCTGGGTCGCGTTCGATCGCGCCGTGAAGACCGTGGAGCAGCTCGGGCTGGACGGCCCTGTCGATCGCTGGCGCGCGCTGCGCGACGCGGTGCACGCGGAGGTGTGCGAGAAGGGGTTCGACCCGGGCCGCGGCACGTTCACGCAGTCGTACGGCAGCCAGGAGCTCGACGCGAGCACGCTGCTCATCCCGCTCGTGGGCTTCTTGCCGCCCGGCGACCCGCGCATCGCGGGCACGGTGCGCGCCATCGAGCGCGAGCTCGTGCGCGGGGGCTTCGTGCTCCGCTACTCGACCGCCCCTGGGAGGACGCCCGACGGCCTGCCCGGCGCCGAGGGGGTGTTCCTCGCGTGCAGCTTCTGGCTCGCGGACTGCTATGCCCT encodes the following:
- a CDS encoding spondin domain-containing protein yields the protein MKIRNRALSALPLVLTLAAACGDGEGGDTTGAGGMGGGGASGPGGGDAATSFDVTLENVTPGRDYRVAGVFNTPVGESMPGPLFPEKSFEFRVGALPGDRLSFTTMFGQSNDLFYAPDGAGIALYDESGKPVSGDVTDQVLLWDAGSEANEEPGAGPNQAPRQSGANTGAPDPDNTVRLVQDDYTYPAVEEVIQVTVTPEPGNEFTIRITNMSEVGTLMPEGGEPAAVPLSPGLFVVHTMDNPLFTVGQAYPDNGLEAQAEDGNPMMLHEGAIPRAGLTSPVAPGVAVVHGSGAPLFRTGEADRGKGLEMLAEDGNPTALAASLEAEVGGESGISSVLVYNTPVDASTPGPLLPGAKFSFTVTARPGERLSFASMLGQSNDLFFGPSDAGIALFDASGEPVSGDVSDQVTIWDAGTEANQWPGVGPDQAPRQAGPQMGADDPKDQVRSVDDGYLYPASNQMLKVTITPAR
- a CDS encoding TIGR03118 family protein, with the protein product MFAEYAGATGSELCFVRRNLVANRPGFDAQFVDPNLKNSWGIRASAGDVLWVADNGTGKVTAYQSNGQPLLFGSEQVIIDIPAGVASPGSAPTGLVLNKTSSFPVPGNFDLPALFLTASEDGASAAWNPFVDPDEARIVIDNSNKSAVYKGITIGHSAQTGRDFLYLANFVSGKVERYSGRYKFLDTFTDDCIASLTEPCTPGVPATENSRFAPFNVEVIKGHVFVAFALREEGGIDNEPDNGFIDEFSLTGRFIRRFASEGPLNAPWAMVRAPRRLGRFSESLLVGNFGDGHISAFDLDSGELIDQLRFCDDGSGEPVVIDGLWGLTFLPVPGRTPKLFFASGPNEEEDGVVGSLRPVF
- a CDS encoding glycoside hydrolase family 15 protein, producing MPLRIEDYALLGDTQTAALVGRDGSIDWLCLPRFDSAACFAALLGTPEHGRFRIGPKDPAPRVARRYREGTLVLETEFTTAEGAVRLVDCMPLRGRAPDVVRVLEGVRGRVPVSLELIVRFDYGSIVPWVRSSGGALRAVAGPDALILRAGVPVHGAGLTTVAEFDVHEGQRIPFVLTWHPSNEPPPEAIDAERAVEHTEAWWRAWSSRCAHAGPWKEAVVTSLVALKALTHAPTGGLVAAPTTSLPEWIGGVRNWDYRYCWLRDATLTLYALLLGGYSEEAAAWRDWLLRAIAGDPSKLQILYGIAGERRLREIELPWLPGYEGSRPVRAGNAAVEQLQLDVYGEVMDTMYQARRAGLAPEPEAWRLQRKLMDFLESNWRRPDEGIWEVRGGPRPFTYSRVMAWVAFDRAVKTVEQLGLDGPVDRWRALRDAVHAEVCEKGFDPGRGTFTQSYGSQELDASTLLIPLVGFLPPGDPRIAGTVRAIERELVRGGFVLRYSTAPGRTPDGLPGAEGVFLACSFWLADCYALMGRAGEARALFERLLALRNDVGLLSEEYDPGSGRLLGNFPQAFSHLALVGSAFNLTPDRSGPADQRSR